From the genome of Haloterrigena sp. KLK7, one region includes:
- the aspS gene encoding aspartate--tRNA(Asn) ligase yields MQDRTYTADAEPGDDVTVAGWVHEIRDLGGIAFLILRDTSGKIQIKFEKDEMDDDLVETGLDVSRESVVTVSGAVEEEPRAPTGVEVTPESVEVVAPADPELPLDPSGKVDADLSTRLDNRTLDLRKEEVQAIFEIRSEILRAVREQFREFRCTEINTPKIVATGTEGGTELFPITYFGEEAFMNQSPQLFKQLIAGSNVERVFEIGPIFRAEEHNTPRHLNEATSIDFEGAFCDHQDAMDVVEGVVKAAYEAIEENCSEQLEALGLEDEFAVPDEAFPRISYEEAIERINATGELDEQLVWGDDLSTPAEEALGQDVGGHYFITDWPSEIKPFYIKDHDDDPELSTGFDLMHPRMELVSGGQREHRHEKLIEGFEQQGLDPDQFEYYTKMFKYGMPPHAGFGLGGERLIMTILGLDNIREAVLFPRDRQRLSP; encoded by the coding sequence ATGCAGGACCGAACCTACACTGCTGACGCCGAGCCGGGCGACGACGTCACCGTCGCCGGCTGGGTCCACGAGATCCGCGACCTCGGCGGAATCGCCTTCCTGATTCTCCGCGATACGTCGGGCAAGATCCAGATCAAGTTCGAGAAGGACGAAATGGACGACGACCTCGTCGAGACGGGACTGGACGTCTCCCGCGAGAGCGTCGTCACGGTCTCGGGCGCCGTCGAAGAGGAGCCCCGCGCGCCGACGGGCGTCGAGGTCACGCCCGAGTCCGTCGAGGTCGTCGCCCCCGCCGACCCCGAACTGCCGCTGGACCCGTCGGGGAAGGTCGACGCTGACCTCTCGACGCGACTCGACAACCGGACGCTCGACCTCCGGAAGGAAGAGGTCCAGGCCATCTTCGAGATCCGCTCGGAGATCCTGCGCGCCGTCCGCGAGCAGTTCCGCGAGTTCCGCTGTACGGAGATCAACACGCCGAAGATCGTCGCCACCGGGACCGAGGGCGGGACCGAACTGTTCCCGATCACCTACTTCGGCGAGGAGGCCTTCATGAACCAGTCGCCGCAGCTGTTCAAGCAGCTCATCGCTGGCTCGAACGTCGAGCGCGTCTTCGAGATCGGCCCGATCTTCCGCGCGGAAGAGCACAACACGCCGCGGCACCTGAACGAGGCGACCTCGATCGACTTCGAGGGCGCGTTCTGCGACCATCAGGACGCCATGGACGTCGTCGAGGGCGTCGTCAAAGCCGCCTACGAAGCCATCGAGGAGAACTGCAGCGAGCAGCTCGAGGCGCTCGGCCTCGAGGACGAGTTCGCGGTGCCCGACGAGGCGTTCCCCCGCATCAGCTACGAGGAGGCCATCGAGCGCATCAACGCGACGGGCGAACTCGACGAGCAACTCGTCTGGGGCGACGACCTCTCGACGCCGGCCGAGGAGGCCCTCGGACAGGACGTCGGCGGCCACTACTTCATCACCGACTGGCCGAGCGAGATCAAGCCGTTCTACATCAAGGACCACGACGACGACCCCGAGCTCTCGACCGGTTTCGACCTGATGCACCCGCGGATGGAACTGGTCTCGGGCGGCCAGCGCGAACACCGCCACGAGAAGCTCATCGAGGGCTTCGAACAGCAGGGCCTCGACCCCGACCAGTTCGAGTACTACACGAAGATGTTCAAGTACGGCATGCCGCCCCACGCCGGCTTCGGCCTCGGCGGCGAGCGCCTGATCATGACGATTCTCGGACTGGACAACATCCGAGAAGCCGTTCTCTTCCCGCGAGACCGGCAGCGACTCAGTCCGTAG